GCGGTGGACCGCGTCCGCGAACTCTCCCCGGACGTCGTGCTGATGGACATCCGCATGCCCGAGCTGAACGGCATCGAGGCCACCCGGGAGATCGTCGCGGCGGACGACGCGGCGAAGGTGCTGGTGCTGACGACCTTCGACCTGGACGAATACGTCTACCAGGCGCTGCGGGCAGGAGCCTCCGGCTTCCTCCTCAAGGACGCCTCGGCCCGCCAACTCGCCGACGGCGTACGGGTGGTGGCGTCCGGCGAGGCCCTCCTCGCCCCCTCCGTCACCAAGCGCCTGATCACCGAGTTCTCCAAACTGTCCGAGGCCCCGCGCGCCATGTCCACCGCCCACGCGGCGTACGGCGAACTGACCGAACGGGAGACGGAGGTCCTGGTCCTGATCGCGCAGGGCCTGTCGAACGCGGAGATCGCCGAGCGCCTGGTGGTGGCGGAGTCGACCATCAAGACCCACGTCAGCCGGATCCTGGTGAAGCTCGGCCTCAGGGACCGCACGCAGGCGGCGGTGTTCGCGTACGAGGCGCGGCTGGTGACGCCGGGCTAGGCGGACCTGGCGAAGTCGGCTGCGGTTCGGCAGCGCCCCGAGGGGCGCGGGGAACTGCGCGATCAGCCACGACGATGCCGCAGACGATCGACGCCCCATCCCC
This genomic window from Streptomyces sp. DG2A-72 contains:
- a CDS encoding response regulator transcription factor encodes the protein MTIRVLIADDQMMVREGFSVLLNAMPDIEVVGEAVNGREAVDRVRELSPDVVLMDIRMPELNGIEATREIVAADDAAKVLVLTTFDLDEYVYQALRAGASGFLLKDASARQLADGVRVVASGEALLAPSVTKRLITEFSKLSEAPRAMSTAHAAYGELTERETEVLVLIAQGLSNAEIAERLVVAESTIKTHVSRILVKLGLRDRTQAAVFAYEARLVTPG